In Ovis canadensis isolate MfBH-ARS-UI-01 breed Bighorn chromosome 3, ARS-UI_OviCan_v2, whole genome shotgun sequence, one DNA window encodes the following:
- the PDCL gene encoding phosducin-like protein, whose protein sequence is MTTLDDKLLGEKLQYYYSSSEEEDSDHEDKDRGRGALAGSSMPADTDLAGEGISVNTGPKGVINDWRRFKQLETEQREEQCREMERLIKKLSLSCRSHLDEEEEQQKQKDLQEKISGKMTLKDLAVMNKDQDDEEFLQQYRKQRMEEMRQQLYQGPQFKQVFEIPSGEGFLDMIDKEQRSTLIMVHIYEDGIPGTEAMNGCMLCLAAEYPAVKFCRVRSSVIGASSRFTRNALPALLIYKGGELIGNFVRVTDQLGEDFFAVDLEAFLQEFGLLPEKEVLLLTSVRNSATCHSEDSDLEID, encoded by the exons ATGACGACCCTGGATGATAAGTTGCTGGGGGAGAAGCTGCAGTACTATTACAGCAGCAGTGAGGAGGAGGACAGCGACCATGAGGACAAGGACAGAGGCAGAGGTGCCCTGGCTGGCAGTTCCATGCCCGCAGACACGGACTTGGCAGGCGAAGGCATCTCAGTTAACACAG GTCCAAAAGGCGTGATCAATGACTGGCGCCGCTTCAAACAGCTGGAGACAGAGCAGCGGGAGGAGCAGTGCCGGGAGATGGAGAGGCTGATCAAGAAGCTGTCCCTGAGCTGCAGGTCCCATctggacgaggaggaggagcagcagaagcagaaggaCCTCCAGGAGAAGATCAGTGGGAAG ATGACTCTGAAGGACTTGGCTGTGATGAACAAGGACCAGGATGATGAGGAGTTCCTGCAGCAGTACCGGAAGCAGAGGATGGAAGAGATGCGGCAGCAGCTCTACCAAGGGCCCCAGTTCAAGCAGGTTTTTGAGATCCCCAGTGGAGAAGGGTTCCTGGACATGATTGACAAGGAGCAGAGGAGCACCCTTATCATGGTCCACATTTACGAGGACGGCATCCCGGGGACCGAAGCCATGAACGGTTGCATGCTCTGCCTCGCAGCAGAGTACCCGGCCGTCAAGTTCTGCCGGGTGAGGAGCTCGGTGATCGGGGCCAGCAGCCGCTTCACCAGGAatgccctccctgccctgctcaTCTACAAGGGGGGCGAACTGATTGGCAACTTTGTCCGAGTCACTGACCAGCTGGGGGAAGATTTTTTTGCTGTGGACCTTGAGGCTTTCCTCCAGGAGTTTGGATTGCTCCCGGAAAAGGAAGTTTTGTTGCTAACCTCTGTGCGTAACTCTGCCACCTGCCACAGTGAGGACAGTGATTTGGAAATTGATTGA